The genomic interval TAACCAAATCAATATTTTGCTAGGTAGATTATAACCATTTTACTGCAGGCAAAACACACATTATCATAACGAAACTATGTGACATTTTATAGAATGTTATGTAAGCTAGTTGGACAGAAAACGGAATATTGTTGCCCTTTGTGTAATAGCGTAGCAAGCAACATAGGCTAAGATGTGTTGATTTGGCACTGAAGCATCAATACATTACCCATCCAGCACTGTCAACCAAGAGTCAAGACTAATCCAAATCACCTGGGTGGTGTGCAGACTGGTTTTATATTGTTCTTAATGATTTCGCATCAAACAAGAAAAATACACAGCAATATGTCTTTCAaactatttttcattttccccctcaaagatttcagtttgtttttcaattgaattgttcacattatatgtcacattaaaggtggaaaaggttctgacatgatttatctttgtctcattcttttacatcacaagaacctggcattttaacaggggtgtgtagactttatatccactgtaaatagtGAATATGAGAGGACCAGGTACAGAGCCCTGGGGCACACCCAGTAGTGATTTTACCTATAGGCATCATGGGCAGCAGTAGGCGCCCTGATATCAATGATCTGGACAAACATTTGCAAAATGCCCTACTTCACCTTTATGATGTCACTGTTCTTTTTTGTTGTGccacaacatttctaaaagctTTTCATGACTAGCAGAACTTGCTTTTCATTGGACCTTGTGTCAATGAACGTTTGTTCTCAAAGCAGACAAAACCAAACTAatggtgttcctcaaaccaagAAACAAAACCTATGTATTACTACTTATGTGAGCAATGATATTGAGGCTCAATTGCTCAGTCAGTGTATACTTTTGTTCATTAAGTCATTCTGGGTTTGCTACATTCTTATTCATGCATATATACACTAAACTTTGATCGCATTACTTTATTCTGCTAGCTGTCCCAAATGCTCAAACTGAATTTGGAGAAAGGGCTTTAATGTACTCTGCCCCATCAGCTTGAAACTTTTtacaaaaaagttttaaattgGAAGAACTTGTCCTTCTTGCTGTTTTAAAATCTTTGATGAATTTGAGGCTGATTCCCTGACTTGTCAATGTTTTaaattttcagttttttattttgtgaattataacaatatttttctttgtagagaacttacattttatgttgtctttttgtaaTTCTTAAATAATGCCTTGCTGCTGCCTTTCTTGGCCAGAATGTGCTTGAAAATCCCAATCTCAACCTTTCCAGGTTTGaaaggaaattaaaataaacatttttaactTAAATGTTTACAAAGATCATTAACCAATAACACCCTTAATTTACACCAAATAAAACAGAAGTTTATAAATATGCAGTTTAGTAACAACATTCATATTAAACAATACAAAGAGCTGACATATTTTACATAGAATAATGTACATCTATAGACAAGATAGATACATATGTTAAGACGTGCCGCAGATTCATTGCTTTATAACTATGTTAAGTTAAATCAAGACATTTAAACCGGCCTATCAATATTAAATTAACATTATCAACTTTTAACCGACAATAATTTAATACAAAAAGGTAGTAGCTTGTATTGCTGCTCATGGCAGGAATGTACACTTAAGATTTAAGAATATTTTTAAAACGAGGGACACAAGAAGAAGTCGTTCTGTCTTTTATCaagacagttaacacaaatttctCCTGTTCGTCACTCTGGATAAGCTTCTGTTatatgactaaaatgtcaaaaagTAATGTAGATGTAAGGGACTGTTCCAGACACTTTTTCAAGGCCAGTTTTGCCATGGAAGTAGCATTCCTAGAACAGGGTTTGCCACTGCAACGTATTGCCCCTTTGCCACAGGTACAAACAAAATAGCCTTCGGCCCACCTAGCACCAAACCTATTCACTTGAATTAGGAAGTTCCTGATCTTGGAATTCTACTTCTATGGGTTTGTAGGTTGATTCCATTCATTTGTTCAGGTATTGGTGATGTTGTTGTAGTCCATGCGGGTGACCAGGGTAGACACCAGTTTCTCCAGCTGGCTGGAACGTTGCTTGCCTGTCTCCAGGACTTCTTCATGGTTGGCCTTTTCCTCGCTGTCGTAGTCCATCACGGCCTTGTTGGTGATCAGGGACAGTGCGAACACGCTCATTCCACAGTGACGAGCCACGACCACCTCGTGCACCGTGCTCATTCCTGACAGAGATAGACCGTTTTAGCCCAAACATGTCTTAACCGTAGAAATTATATTTGTTCTCAACATAAGACAACAATTTGAGGTCAACTAACAGACCATTGTTTAGTTCCTGACAGGGAGGAAGTGTGACTCACCAACAGCATCAGCTCCCAGTTTGTGCAGCATGCGACACTCTGCGATGGTCTCAAACGAGGGCCCGCCCAGGACACAGTACACGCCCTCGCGCAGGAAGTCACCGTAGCCCAGATCCTGTCCCACATCCAGAGCCAGCTGCTGCAAGTCTCTGTCGTAAGCATCGGACATACAGGGGAACCTCACACCGAAtctgggagggaggagagatgattACACCCCAATGCACATAGCCGTCAAGACCGCAGACAACGTCAACCAATTAGCTCTCAGTCGACCAGGAAGGCCCATGCAGAAACATGCCTACCTGTCATCGTTAGGTCCAGCCAGCGGGTGGTTGCCAGCGAAGCCGGGCATGTTTATATGGTCTTTCATGATCATGATGTCTCCCACCTTAAAGTCCTGGTTCAGGCCTCCAGCAGCGTTGGTCAGGATGACCGTCTCAACGCCCAGCAAACTGAAGATGCGCATGGGCAGTGTGATCTGGAGCACCAACACATGGTCAGTACACAAATGCAACCATTACAAAAACACTGGTCGTACGCTTGACCATTATATATAGCTTAAATGTGTACATTCTATTGCAGGATTACTGTTAGTCTCTATACTTCTAAAAACTTTTATATAATTACTATTTATGGTTTCTGGGTGTATTTGATTAGCCTTCATGTTGGGACATAAGTTTAAGCATCCGCCAATTACAAATCTTGAATAGCATTATACTACATCACACTACGTCAATCATTTTTACTGGCTGAATGTTCACAAGTA from Esox lucius isolate fEsoLuc1 chromosome 24, fEsoLuc1.pri, whole genome shotgun sequence carries:
- the LOC105030128 gene encoding purine nucleoside phosphorylase yields the protein MFPESNSGYSYEDCRATADWLMAQTSVHPLVGIVCGSGMGGLADMLKDQVAFNYKDIPNFPQSTVPGHAGRLVFGTLKGRPCVCMQGRFHLYEGYTVQKITLPMRIFSLLGVETVILTNAAGGLNQDFKVGDIMIMKDHINMPGFAGNHPLAGPNDDRFGVRFPCMSDAYDRDLQQLALDVGQDLGYGDFLREGVYCVLGGPSFETIAECRMLHKLGADAVGMSTVHEVVVARHCGMSVFALSLITNKAVMDYDSEEKANHEEVLETGKQRSSQLEKLVSTLVTRMDYNNITNT